Proteins from one Sarcophilus harrisii chromosome 2, mSarHar1.11, whole genome shotgun sequence genomic window:
- the LOC100930214 gene encoding olfactory receptor 11H6-like, translating to MKNSDRNNHSGSVNEFVLLGFPGSWEIQIFLFSLFSVTYILTLIGNMSIICAVSLDQRLHTPMYILLANFSFLEIWYVTSTVPNMLANFLSDNKIISFTGCFLQFYFFFSMGTTETFFLSAMAYDRYLAICHPLYYSTLMTLQKCLRMAACCWVCGFLCYLLPVYLISQLPFCNRNAIDHFICDPGPLIGLSCAPAPITEITCAVFNSVLIFSTFLFITSSYTLVLKAVLKVPSAEGRHKAFSTCGSHLAVVSLFYGSIMVMYVSPTSGNPAGIQKIVTLFYSVLTPLFNPLIYSLRNKEMKKALKKVLRSLKFDQYM from the coding sequence atgaaaaactcaGACAGAAATAATCACTCTGGCTCTGTGAATGAATTTGTTCTCCTGGGATTCCCAGGTTCTTGGGAAATCCAGATCTTCCTTTTCTCATTATTCTCTGTGACTTATATACTGACACTAATTGGGAACATGTCTATCATCTGTGCTGTAAGTTTGGACCAACGACTCCACACTCCAATGTATATCTTATTGGCTAACTTCTCCTTTCTAGAGATTTGGTATGTCACCTCCACAGTCCCCAATATGTTGGCCAACTTTCTCTCTGATAATAAAATCATCTCCTTCACTGGCTGCTTCCTccagttctatttcttcttttcaatgGGAACTACAGAAACCTTTTTCTTGTCAGCCATGGCCTATGATCGGTATCTTGCTATTTGTCATCCCTTGTACTACTCCACCCTCATGACTCTGCAAAAATGCCTAAGAATGGCTGCCTGTTGCTGGGTTTGTGGTTTTCTCTGTTATCTCCTCCCAGTTTACCTCATCTCCCAGTTGCCTTTTTGCAATCGCAATGCAATTGATCACTTTATTTGTGACCCAGGACCCCTTATTGGCCTGTCCTGTGCTCCAGCACCCATCACTGAAATCACATGTGCTGTCTTTAACTCAGTCCTTATCTTCTCTACCTTCCTCTTCATAACTAGTTCATATACCTTGGTACTTAAAGCTGTGCTGAAGGTGCCCTCAGCAGAAGGTCGGCATAAGGCATTCTCCACATGTGGCTCTCATTTGGCAGTAGTGTCACTGTTCTATGGCTCTATTATGGTTATGTATGTGAGTCCAACATCTGGAAATCCAGCTGGGATCCAGAAGATTGTGACACTGTTCTACTCTGTCCTGACTCCACTCTTCAACCCACTGATCTATAGTCTCcgaaacaaagaaatgaagaaagccCTGAAGAAAGTCCTCAGAAGTTTGAAATTTGACCAATATATGTGA